One Ignavibacteria bacterium genomic window, CTCTACCGTCTATGGTGCGTGGTCACTCCCGCCCAGTGGCGTTGTCTCCCGAGACGATGGGAAGAGTTATGGGATGCCCCTTGCCGGCGATCTCATCAACTTTCGAAACGACAACGCATTCTTCGGCACGTCAACCGGCATGCGAGGATTTGAAGCTGGTCGGGGCTCTATTGGACCCACCGTCTTTACCCTCGACCCGTATGCCTATCGCGGCTCGGTGAATTTCAACCGCCCGTTCACTGAATCACTACCACCGGTCTACAACAACGTCGACAACGCCTATTTCATGATGCGCGATCGGATCAAGCGCATCACACAAGTCACACCGAGCAGCGTCCAGGATGAGCATCACTCTTTCGCCCCCTATCCTAACCCTGCATCCACGTTCATTACGATACCGGATGGAGAAGCAACGTTCAGTACGCTCATGGGTACCGTGATCTTCGTCGTTGATGCCAATGCGTCTCGTTCCATTGATGTGTCTACCTGGCTGTCGGGCACGTACCTTCTTGAAACGAAGAACGGGTACAGCCGCAAGGCCGTACCCGTTGTGATCGTTCATTGAACTGCGTTCTATCTCTGCACAACAAATCGCTGCACATAGACCGTTCTGTCAGTTGTAATGCGAACCAGATAGGTTCCTGATGCGAAGAGCTGCGTGTTGACCATAACGGCGGCACTCAGCACATCAGAAGTATGGACCACTCGGCCTTGTGCATCCACGACATCGAGGCGTCGGGCCTCTTCGGAGCCATTCCAGACGATCGAGCAATTGTCGGTGGCTGGATTTGGATGAACACTGATGTTTGCGGAAGTGTTGTCTTCACTGGCTACATCAAGCGTTGTGTAGAGAATGACCGTTGTTGTCGTTACATCGCTGCACCCACCAGGCCATGTACGTGCGAGTGTGATAACTCCGATGCTGTCTGCTCCGGTCCACGTGACCGCGAGTTCATTCGTTACATCGGAGCTACTGATCGTTCCTCCGGCCACTGTCCACTTATAGGTAACGTCAGATGTTGCACGGGCCCGATACGAGGCCGTATCACCGCGCTGCACATCTCTGCGTCCGCTCACCACGGCCGGTGCCTGCATCAACTTCGACGTAACGTCATCCCACGTGATCTCCGTAGTACTCACTGCGTTCGCAGTCCTACCGGTGACGTCTGTTGTCTGCAAGCCCCTTCCCTCATCCAACAACCAACTACCAAGCAGATTGGAACGGGGCTCTGAGATCCGCTCATACATACCGGAGCGGATCTGACGTTCACTACGCATCACGTTCCAGATGCGCAGATCACGCATCCACCCCTTATGATAGTTTCGGGAGAACGGATTGCCACCGATCGTCAATTGCTTGAGAGTTCCCGGCGCATCGGAGAAACTTGATTTCTTCGCGAGGTTGCCATTCAGGTAGATAGCCATGGTGTCATAGCCATTACTCACGAGTGCTACGTGTGTCCACGAGCTAAGGCTCCCTTCATAGGAAGCCGAAACACGTCCGGCTTCGCGCCAATTCCCGTAGTCCCAATAGTACGTCTTGTCATCCCACGGCGCATGGGCCTGGAACCGTTTCGTTTCATCATCCTTCTCACCCGCCATAAATGCTACACTGCGCATCAGCTGGTCAGCATTCACCAAGCTCCAGTATTCAACCGTCACAGCCTTGCCGGCGTAAAGGAAGTCTGCACTTGTAAATCGCTCTCCCTTTCCGCTGAACTGCACGGCCTTTGTTTCACATGGAGGCAATGTGGTGATGGGGACCTCGGCCCACGCACTCTGTGAATAGGTTGAATGAGCTCTCACTCTGACAGTCATTGTCGAATCGGCTGGCAACTCCCCAACAACATGGGCGGTATGGGTAGGAGAAGACGATGTCACGTTATTGGCCGAGGCTACTATACTGGAGCCACGCGGATCAGTCACTTCTAGGTCATACCAAACATTTCCTCGCGTTGTAGTTATCTCCGACCACGATATCTCGTATCGATGGTCTCTTGGACGTGGGACACTGCCAACACCCGACAAGAACGTAGGTGTTGTGAGTGGTGCAACATCTTCGCAATTCACTGTAGCACCACTCGCGGTCCATTCAGTGGATGGCGTAAGCGTGAGCTGTCGGTTTCTGACAGCATCCTTGGCCGTTGTTCCCGACCCTTCGTCGAAGCGCCAACAACCCGCGATCTTTGAGTTTTCACTCGGCTGTGGGAGGCGTCTGAACATAGACGATCTGATCTCATCTGCAGTTCGCGCAACGCTCCAGATCCTGAATTCGTCCACAAGCCCCTTAAAGAAGAGGTTGGTCCGCATCGCACCGATCGTGAGCTCTGTGAGTCCGATAGGTTGGCCTGCTTCATTTGCAGATGCCGCGAGTTGACCATTGAAGTAGATGGCCTTGAAGGATGTACCATCGCTGACCATGGCCACGTGAACCCATTGATCGAAATACGGACCGAATGTGGTTGAGATACGCCCCTTATCACTCACCGAGCCATAGTCCCAATACACCACTCCATCTTCCCACGGGGCGTGGGCTTGGAATCTGTTGGCGCCATTATCACCGGCACCAACCATGAACGTAGAACTGGTTTTCCGCTCAGAACTTTTTACAAACGTCCAATACTCAACTGTAACGGGTCCACCATTCCAAGTGAAAGATGCATCGGTTGCTTTCGAATCAGTTCCATTGAAGGAGAGTGCCGTACCGGCACATGTACGGGTGGTGACAAAGGTTGCTTTTGTGGACCAAGGTCCGGTATACGTCTGATTCAGGGCACGCACGCGCCAACGGTACGTTGTGTTATACTCGAGCGGTAGAACGATCGCACCCGGGTCACGCACGATATGAACGTAGAGCAGGTTTTGATACGATGCGTCTTCAGCGATCTGGATCTCATACTGATCACCACCCTTCACAGTGCTCCACACGAGGTCGGTTGGCACCGGCACTCCAGAGAGTCCATCCGTTGGCGAGATCAAAACCGGAGCGGAGAGCTTTGTGCCCGCCGGGAAGATCGTTGGACGCGTCGTTAGGTACGGAGAATACACGCTTAGTTTTGCACCGTTCACGGTACGAAGTGCATAGATGTAGGTAGTGTCATTCACCAGACCATCATCGACAAACGATGTAACACTAGGTCTGAATGTTCGGATGCGTCGCAGGTCTTCTACAGAACTACCACGCCAGAGCTCGATCCGGTCTGCCGCATTGTTGTCACGGTTCATCCACTGCAACAGAACCCTACCCGGACCCTCTTCATACCTAATATCGGAAGGGGGCGAAATGCCAACGGATGTGAACTCGCGACCAAATCTGTCATTAGCATCATTCTCATCACCGGCTGCGTCCACTGTAAATGTTACTACATGGACACCACTAGCGAGTATCGGCGTTTGTAACAACGTGAGGGTGTCTTGTGCGCCAGCACGCACGCGCGGAACAACGAAGGTTGTGTCTACCGATGGCACAGCAGAACGAACCCAGCGGATCGCAACCGTGCACTTCACATCAACGGCATCGGTTGAACCATTGTTGCGGACAACAACGCGCGGCGCAACTGGAGTAGCACTCGAGGAATTCGTTACAGGAGCAGCAATATCATAGGCTTGTACATCCAGCGGGACCGAGATCGCGAACACCGCATTCGAGAGATCCACGGTGCTGGCATTCTTGAGGCTGCTGGCCCGTATCAAACACTGCGTTGAAGGAACGAATGGGACGACCCAGTCGAGCTCGGTCAGTGTTCCATCAACACTGTACTGAAGTGTCTTCCACGTGGACCCATTGTCAACAGAATATTCAAACAACACACGAGCAACATTCGTTGCCTTGTACAAGACCTTGGCCGTGGTTCCACCGATCAACGTTTCCCCGCCATTGGGTGACGTGATCGTGATCGAACCATTCTCAGCAGCAGCAACACGGAAGGGTCTCGTCATGATATCATTGGTTGCATGCTGGTCACTGACCGCCTGGATGTTAGCCACCGCCAGATAGTCACCCGCCGTATCAATGGCCATCGTTGGGAACGTCACAACTACTGATGCGTTAGGATCGATTCGAGCAACATTCGTCGTGACCGATTTCTTCACAACATTATCGAGTCCGGTCACGGCGAACGTTACAGGAACATTCACAAGCGATTTCAATCCGAGATTCCGAACGTCGATACTCGGAGCGAACCCTTGCCGCGTAACGATCGTTGCACCATTGGCCGGCACACGGATATTGATCACGGCTACATCAGTATCACGTGCACTCGGTAAGGGGGCTGCGCAGTTCGTGCCCTCCAATACCCGATTGAACAGCGACGCAACGCGTGGATGGAACTGAAGTTCTGTTCCCTTCCATTGAAGGTGACAGTAGCTCATGATCGTTCCGCGTTGCACGCGCGTATTCTCATAGCAACCACCTTCCGCATTCCAACAGGAATCAAGTGGTGGGTTCCAACCGCAATTGTGCGTGTGAGAGGATCCGATGTTATGTCCAAGCTCGTGCGAGGTAACGTCTACGTCCCACACATATCCCGTTGCCGGGAAGTTCACTTTACCGTCAACGCCGCTCACGTTGTATCCATATCCGCCGCACAAGACGCCAACCCATGCCAAGCCCCCTCCGCCTTCGCCGGAGAGAAGACACGTTACCGAACGGCGAACGTGTTTCATGTTGGCTTCCCAGTGATCTCGGATCTTCCCCAGCTTGTTTCCGATCTCACCTGGATATGGGTCGGTTACAGTCCACACGCGCAGGTACGGCACACGCAGGATGACGTTGGCATCTCGCTGATAGACCACTGCTGCAGCGCCGGCGATAGCGATGGCCGATGATGCAGTTGTTGTGAGATCGTTGCCAAGGTTCTTGTAGAACGAATTCGTACAGTCGAGAGCGAACTGCAATGCATATGGCGTTGCCTTTTGTTCACGGTCTCCCGAGATTTTCCGCTGGGCATCCATGGCATTGACGATGCGGAACACCGAGTCCACCTTTCGCTGATAATCAGGCAGGGTCTCTGCATGACAGTCTCGAGGTGAGCCTTCTCCCGGAAGCGACTCATAGTAGACATGAGTGGCCATCGTGCCGGGGATGATCGTATCAGGAGCAATAAGGAAACGCCTCTTGCCCTCAGGTTCGAGGAATTCCACCATGGCAATGATGTGGGTTTGGAAGGCTGCAAGGAAGACAGTGGAGCCTGGACGGCCCTCAACACGTCCTCTGACAAGAGCATGGTGTGGCAGTGGGACGATCTCTTCGCCTGCACGTCCCCGGTCGATGAAGACGGCATCGTCCGTAAAGAGATCGAATCGTTCTGCGATCAGCGTCACGTTCCCCTCTGCCGTAGGCACAGTGATCCGGTGCTCGCCTTTCTGGAGAAGAAGATCCACCAGACCGGCAGGAGGGCGGACGACCATTGCCGTCTTCGGCACAACGGCGGATGTCCGCAGGCCATCTGCCTGGCCTACCGAGAACGCGATCTGAGCCGACGTGGACGTAAAAGCAAGGAATCCGACCAAACACAGCAGAACGAAGTATCGTCCGAGCATGACATCTCCAAAGGATAACAGAACGGGAATATAGTCTTGTGCTTTCAACTCACAGAGTGATATTTGACGATGAAGTCCTTGTTCGACAACCCATCCGACCCTGATCAACGTGCCACCGAACTGCGCGAGACGATCCGCCGGCACGATAAACTCTACTACATCGACGCACAGCCGGAGATCAGTGACCGCGAGTACGACGATCTGCTTGCAGAACTGCAAACGATCGAGCGCGACCATCCGGAACTCCTCACGCCAGACTCCCCCACACAACGGGTTGGCGTTGCACCCATCGGTGAGTTTCGGACCGTTACCCACGCCGTTCCAATGCTGTCGCTGGCCAACACCTACTCCGCAGAAGAAGTGCAAGATTTCGACCGTCGCGTCCGAGAAGGACTTGGCATCGACGACCCCGTCTACGTCTGCGAGCTCAAGTACGACGGCGTTGCTATGTCTCTGACCTATACGGACGGCGTTCTGACCCTCGCAGCTACGCGCGGTGACGGCCAGAGCGGGGACGACGTAACCGCCAACGTGCGAACCATCCGCTCAGTTCCCTTGCGCCTTGCGTCAACAGAGATCGTGAATGCCACCGTGCGCGGTGAGGTCTATATGCTCACTGAGACCTTCATGGAGATCAATCGGAAGGCAGAACAAGCCGGTGAAAAGACCTATGCGAATCCGAGGAATCTGACAGCCGGGACACTCAAACAGAAGGACTCAAAGGCCGTTGCAAAACGTCAGCTCGAGTTCACCGCGTATTGGCTGGACACACCGGATACGCCCCTTACCTCCCACTCTGCCAACATTGCATTACTGCAGCAAATGGGCTTCTCAACGGGCGGAGCGATCCATACGTGCCGGTCCATCGATGACGTGATGAAGTTCATCAACGAGTGGGATGAACGTCGGTTCGAGCTTCCGTTCCAGATCGACGGTATTGTGATCAAGGTGGATTCTCTGCGGCATCAGGACGAGCTCGGGGCTGTGGCGAGATCTCCTCGTTGGGCCATCGCCTACAAATACGAAGCAAAGAAGGCGCAGACCACCCTCAACGACATCACACTGCAGGTGGGCCGCACCGGTGTTGTGACCCCCGTTGCAGAACTTGAACCTACGCTCCTAGCCGGATCAACGATATCGCGCGCCACACTCCATAACGAGGACTTCGTTCACGAACTCGATCTGCGCATCGGCGATACCGTTGTTATCGAAAAAGGGGGCGATGTGATCCCCAAGGTCAGCGCTGTTGTTGCAGCAATGCGACCACACGATTCGCATCCGTGGAACATGCCACATCATTGCCCATGTCCGCGCCGTTCACATCTGCACCGTCCTGAGGGTGAAGTGAACTGGTACTGTGATGACGTGGTTTGTCCGTGGCAGATCCGTCGAAGGCTACAGCACTTTGCGTCACGTGATGCGATGGATATCGAAGGACTGGGTGAAAAGGCCATCGATCAGTTTGTTGATGCCGGACTTTTGACAAGCATCGCCGACATCTACAGACTTCCGGAACGTCGCAACGAGATCCTTGCACTCGACAGATGGGCACCGAAGAGTTACGAAAAGCTTGTAGCAGGCATAATCAAGAGCACTGAACAGCCCTATGCGAGAGTACTCTTCGCCCTAGGTATTAGGTTCGTTGGTGAAGGTGTTGCGAAGATCCTAGCCCGGGCATTTCCATCGATCGACGAGCTTCGTTCCGCAACGTTGGAGCAGCTCACAAGCGTTCATGAGATCGGCGAATCGATCGCCAACTCAGTGCTCGAGTTCTTTGACGATACTGATAACACTGAGCTTATAGAGCTACTGAAGAGAGCCGGACTCCGCTTCGTTTCTGAAAACACGGCTCCCACGTCGCAAGCGTTTGCCGGTAAGACCTTCGTGCTTACAGGTGAGCTCACAACTATGACGCGCAAAGAGGCAGAAGAAAACATCGAAGCCCGAGGCGGTAAGGCATCGGGCTCCGTGAGTAAGAAGACGTCCTATTTGGTGGCCGGTGCAAATGCCGGCAGCAAACTCGCCAAGGCGAATGAACTCGGCGTACCTGTTCTCAGTGAAGAGGAGTTTAGAAGTTTGCTATCGACCAGTTGATGGCGATCACAAGTTGGTTGCGGATCTGTGTTGCTGGACCAGTTGTTCCATCATCGCGAAGAACCGGTACGCGGTCGTTGTAGAACACGTCTGTCAACCACGTTACGTTCAGCCAGCTATTCACCTTCATCAAGAAGGCGTTCTCAAACGTGAGCACCCAAAGGTCCGGCGTCTCATACGGCATGAAGGCATTGAACCGGCCCTTCCATTTTACGTTCTCAACAAAATCCCAATCGAGGGCAACATTGAGGACGGCACCGATGTCGGTTCGTGAGCGTACACCGGGAGCTAGACCATAGACACCATTGTTGGACGTGATGCCGGACTGTACGATATCGTCGTCACCGACGAACGTGGATCGTGTTGACAACGGGGCTACCAGAACCTGCAATTCAGGTACCGGGAGATATTCCATACCGAGAGCGCCGGACAGGTACCCCGGGGCCATGATGTTGGAGATCTTTAAGAACTCGCCTGTTGTTGAATCGATCACGTCATAGTTACTACCGATGTAAAACTGAGTTCGGAACTCAGCGAAACCTGTATACCGGAAATGATCGGACTGTCGGAGTGAAGCTCGTGAGGAGAAGTAGATCCGGTCATCGGCCTTACGGAATGCCTGT contains:
- a CDS encoding T9SS type A sorting domain-containing protein, with product MLGRYFVLLCLVGFLAFTSTSAQIAFSVGQADGLRTSAVVPKTAMVVRPPAGLVDLLLQKGEHRITVPTAEGNVTLIAERFDLFTDDAVFIDRGRAGEEIVPLPHHALVRGRVEGRPGSTVFLAAFQTHIIAMVEFLEPEGKRRFLIAPDTIIPGTMATHVYYESLPGEGSPRDCHAETLPDYQRKVDSVFRIVNAMDAQRKISGDREQKATPYALQFALDCTNSFYKNLGNDLTTTASSAIAIAGAAAVVYQRDANVILRVPYLRVWTVTDPYPGEIGNKLGKIRDHWEANMKHVRRSVTCLLSGEGGGGLAWVGVLCGGYGYNVSGVDGKVNFPATGYVWDVDVTSHELGHNIGSSHTHNCGWNPPLDSCWNAEGGCYENTRVQRGTIMSYCHLQWKGTELQFHPRVASLFNRVLEGTNCAAPLPSARDTDVAVINIRVPANGATIVTRQGFAPSIDVRNLGLKSLVNVPVTFAVTGLDNVVKKSVTTNVARIDPNASVVVTFPTMAIDTAGDYLAVANIQAVSDQHATNDIMTRPFRVAAAENGSITITSPNGGETLIGGTTAKVLYKATNVARVLFEYSVDNGSTWKTLQYSVDGTLTELDWVVPFVPSTQCLIRASSLKNASTVDLSNAVFAISVPLDVQAYDIAAPVTNSSSATPVAPRVVVRNNGSTDAVDVKCTVAIRWVRSAVPSVDTTFVVPRVRAGAQDTLTLLQTPILASGVHVVTFTVDAAGDENDANDRFGREFTSVGISPPSDIRYEEGPGRVLLQWMNRDNNAADRIELWRGSSVEDLRRIRTFRPSVTSFVDDGLVNDTTYIYALRTVNGAKLSVYSPYLTTRPTIFPAGTKLSAPVLISPTDGLSGVPVPTDLVWSTVKGGDQYEIQIAEDASYQNLLYVHIVRDPGAIVLPLEYNTTYRWRVRALNQTYTGPWSTKATFVTTRTCAGTALSFNGTDSKATDASFTWNGGPVTVEYWTFVKSSERKTSSTFMVGAGDNGANRFQAHAPWEDGVVYWDYGSVSDKGRISTTFGPYFDQWVHVAMVSDGTSFKAIYFNGQLAASANEAGQPIGLTELTIGAMRTNLFFKGLVDEFRIWSVARTADEIRSSMFRRLPQPSENSKIAGCWRFDEGSGTTAKDAVRNRQLTLTPSTEWTASGATVNCEDVAPLTTPTFLSGVGSVPRPRDHRYEISWSEITTTRGNVWYDLEVTDPRGSSIVASANNVTSSSPTHTAHVVGELPADSTMTVRVRAHSTYSQSAWAEVPITTLPPCETKAVQFSGKGERFTSADFLYAGKAVTVEYWSLVNADQLMRSVAFMAGEKDDETKRFQAHAPWDDKTYYWDYGNWREAGRVSASYEGSLSSWTHVALVSNGYDTMAIYLNGNLAKKSSFSDAPGTLKQLTIGGNPFSRNYHKGWMRDLRIWNVMRSERQIRSGMYERISEPRSNLLGSWLLDEGRGLQTTDVTGRTANAVSTTEITWDDVTSKLMQAPAVVSGRRDVQRGDTASYRARATSDVTYKWTVAGGTISSSDVTNELAVTWTGADSIGVITLARTWPGGCSDVTTTTVILYTTLDVASEDNTSANISVHPNPATDNCSIVWNGSEEARRLDVVDAQGRVVHTSDVLSAAVMVNTQLFASGTYLVRITTDRTVYVQRFVVQR
- the ligA gene encoding NAD-dependent DNA ligase LigA, with amino-acid sequence MKSLFDNPSDPDQRATELRETIRRHDKLYYIDAQPEISDREYDDLLAELQTIERDHPELLTPDSPTQRVGVAPIGEFRTVTHAVPMLSLANTYSAEEVQDFDRRVREGLGIDDPVYVCELKYDGVAMSLTYTDGVLTLAATRGDGQSGDDVTANVRTIRSVPLRLASTEIVNATVRGEVYMLTETFMEINRKAEQAGEKTYANPRNLTAGTLKQKDSKAVAKRQLEFTAYWLDTPDTPLTSHSANIALLQQMGFSTGGAIHTCRSIDDVMKFINEWDERRFELPFQIDGIVIKVDSLRHQDELGAVARSPRWAIAYKYEAKKAQTTLNDITLQVGRTGVVTPVAELEPTLLAGSTISRATLHNEDFVHELDLRIGDTVVIEKGGDVIPKVSAVVAAMRPHDSHPWNMPHHCPCPRRSHLHRPEGEVNWYCDDVVCPWQIRRRLQHFASRDAMDIEGLGEKAIDQFVDAGLLTSIADIYRLPERRNEILALDRWAPKSYEKLVAGIIKSTEQPYARVLFALGIRFVGEGVAKILARAFPSIDELRSATLEQLTSVHEIGESIANSVLEFFDDTDNTELIELLKRAGLRFVSENTAPTSQAFAGKTFVLTGELTTMTRKEAEENIEARGGKASGSVSKKTSYLVAGANAGSKLAKANELGVPVLSEEEFRSLLSTS
- a CDS encoding DUF3078 domain-containing protein; the protein is MLIRSILVFIVFAGILQPVHSQVDAKASAEALQKTAALKADSIPWKWKTDWGLGFSTVQLNNWTGGGQDAVSIRLLFLGSLDYANPTFAWDNDLELGYSILKQGSQAFRKADDRIYFSSRASLRQSDHFRYTGFAEFRTQFYIGSNYDVIDSTTGEFLKISNIMAPGYLSGALGMEYLPVPELQVLVAPLSTRSTFVGDDDIVQSGITSNNGVYGLAPGVRSRTDIGAVLNVALDWDFVENVKWKGRFNAFMPYETPDLWVLTFENAFLMKVNSWLNVTWLTDVFYNDRVPVLRDDGTTGPATQIRNQLVIAINWSIANF